A portion of the Haemorhous mexicanus isolate bHaeMex1 chromosome 3, bHaeMex1.pri, whole genome shotgun sequence genome contains these proteins:
- the SMYD2 gene encoding N-lysine methyltransferase SMYD2 isoform X2, whose translation MRSEAAPQLGGLERFASAGKGRGLRARRRFAVGELLLSCPAYVAVLAVSERGSHCDGCFARKEGLSKCGRCKQAFYCNVECQKEDWPMHKLECASMCTFGQNWHPSETVRLTARILAKQVNCNGFTIEDEELSHLGSAIFPDVALMNHSCCPNVIVTYKGTLAEVRAVREIEPGEEIFSSYIDLLYPTEDRNDRLRDSYFFSCDCRECTTKEKDKEKLEICKLNDPPSAETVKDMIKYARNVIEEFRRAKHYKSPSELLEICELSLDKMGAVFEDSNVYMLHMMYQAMGVCLYVQDWEGALCYGQKIIRPYSKHYPSYSLNVASMWLKLGRLYMALKNRMAGVKALKKAIAIMEVAHGKDHPYISEIKKELEDH comes from the exons ATGCGCTCGGAGGCGGCGCCGCAGCTGGGCGGCCTGGAGCGGTTCGCCAGCGCCGGCaagggccgggggctgcgggcgcGGCGGCGCTTCGCCGTGGgcgagctgctgctgagctgcccgGCCTACGTGGCCGTGCTGGCGGTCAGCGAGCGCGGCAGCCACTGCGACGGCTGCTTCGCCAG gaaagaaGGATTGTCCAAGTGTGGAAGATGCAAACAGGCCTTTTATTGCAATGTGGAATGTCAG aaGGAAGACTGGCCAATGCACAAGCTGGAATGTGCCTCTATGTGCACTTTTGGGCAGAACTGGCATCCCTCAGAGACTGTGAGGCTAACAGCAAGGATCCTTGCCAAACAG GTTAACTGTAATGGCTTCACAATTGAAGATGAAGAACTCTCTCATCTGGGATCAGCCATATTTCCTGA TGTTGCACTGATGAACCATAGCTGTTGCCCAAATGTGATTGTGACTTACAAGGGAACCTTGGCTGAAGTCAGAGCTGTTAGAGAGATTGAGCCTGGAGAGGAG ATTTTCAGCAGCTATATTGACCTGCTGTATCCCACAGAGGACAGAAATGACCGGTTAAGAGACTCCTATTTCTTCAGCTGTGATTGCAGGGAGTGCACTACAAAAGAAAAG GATAAAGAGAAGCTGGAAATCTGCAAGCTGAATGATCCTCCGTCAGCAGAGACAGTAAAGGACATGATCAAATATGCCAGGAACGTGATTGAGGAGTTCAGGCGAGCCAAACACTACAAAT CCCCTAGTGAATTACTGGAGATCTGTGAACTCAGCCTGGACAAGATGGGTGCAGTGTTTGAAGACAGTAATGTTTATATGTTACATATGATGTACCAGGCCATGGGTGTCTGTCTCTACGTGCAGGACTGGGAAGGTGCGCTGTGTTACGGGCAAAAAATTATCAGACCCTACAG TAAACATTATCCCTCCTACTCGCTGAATGTTGCCTCCATGTGGCTGAAATTAGGGAGACTGTACATGGCACTGAAGAACAGGATGGCTGGAGTTAAAGCCCTGAAGAAG gCAATTGCTATCATGGAAGTAGCACATGGGAAAGATCATCCATACATTTCAGAGATCAAAAAGGAATTAGAGGACCACTGA
- the SMYD2 gene encoding N-lysine methyltransferase SMYD2 isoform X1: MRSEAAPQLGGLERFASAGKGRGLRARRRFAVGELLLSCPAYVAVLAVSERGSHCDGCFARKEGLSKCGRCKQAFYCNVECQKEDWPMHKLECASMCTFGQNWHPSETVRLTARILAKQKIHPERTQSEKLLAVREFESHLDKLDNEKRELIQNDIAALHHFYSKHLDYPDNAALVVLFAQVNCNGFTIEDEELSHLGSAIFPDVALMNHSCCPNVIVTYKGTLAEVRAVREIEPGEEIFSSYIDLLYPTEDRNDRLRDSYFFSCDCRECTTKEKDKEKLEICKLNDPPSAETVKDMIKYARNVIEEFRRAKHYKSPSELLEICELSLDKMGAVFEDSNVYMLHMMYQAMGVCLYVQDWEGALCYGQKIIRPYSKHYPSYSLNVASMWLKLGRLYMALKNRMAGVKALKKAIAIMEVAHGKDHPYISEIKKELEDH, translated from the exons ATGCGCTCGGAGGCGGCGCCGCAGCTGGGCGGCCTGGAGCGGTTCGCCAGCGCCGGCaagggccgggggctgcgggcgcGGCGGCGCTTCGCCGTGGgcgagctgctgctgagctgcccgGCCTACGTGGCCGTGCTGGCGGTCAGCGAGCGCGGCAGCCACTGCGACGGCTGCTTCGCCAG gaaagaaGGATTGTCCAAGTGTGGAAGATGCAAACAGGCCTTTTATTGCAATGTGGAATGTCAG aaGGAAGACTGGCCAATGCACAAGCTGGAATGTGCCTCTATGTGCACTTTTGGGCAGAACTGGCATCCCTCAGAGACTGTGAGGCTAACAGCAAGGATCCTTGCCAAACAG AAAATTCACCCTGAAAGAACACAGTCAGAGAAGCTGCTTGCTGTAAGAGAGTTTGAATCTC ACCTTGACAAACTAGACAATGAAAAGAGAGAGCTGATTCAGAACGACATTGCTGCTCTTCATCACTTTTACTCAAAGCACTTGGACTACCCTGACAATGCTGCCCTTGTAGTTCTCTTTGCACAA GTTAACTGTAATGGCTTCACAATTGAAGATGAAGAACTCTCTCATCTGGGATCAGCCATATTTCCTGA TGTTGCACTGATGAACCATAGCTGTTGCCCAAATGTGATTGTGACTTACAAGGGAACCTTGGCTGAAGTCAGAGCTGTTAGAGAGATTGAGCCTGGAGAGGAG ATTTTCAGCAGCTATATTGACCTGCTGTATCCCACAGAGGACAGAAATGACCGGTTAAGAGACTCCTATTTCTTCAGCTGTGATTGCAGGGAGTGCACTACAAAAGAAAAG GATAAAGAGAAGCTGGAAATCTGCAAGCTGAATGATCCTCCGTCAGCAGAGACAGTAAAGGACATGATCAAATATGCCAGGAACGTGATTGAGGAGTTCAGGCGAGCCAAACACTACAAAT CCCCTAGTGAATTACTGGAGATCTGTGAACTCAGCCTGGACAAGATGGGTGCAGTGTTTGAAGACAGTAATGTTTATATGTTACATATGATGTACCAGGCCATGGGTGTCTGTCTCTACGTGCAGGACTGGGAAGGTGCGCTGTGTTACGGGCAAAAAATTATCAGACCCTACAG TAAACATTATCCCTCCTACTCGCTGAATGTTGCCTCCATGTGGCTGAAATTAGGGAGACTGTACATGGCACTGAAGAACAGGATGGCTGGAGTTAAAGCCCTGAAGAAG gCAATTGCTATCATGGAAGTAGCACATGGGAAAGATCATCCATACATTTCAGAGATCAAAAAGGAATTAGAGGACCACTGA